A region of the Vicinamibacteria bacterium genome:
GCGCTCTCCTCCTGGCTCGGTCCCCGGGGGGCCGCTCCCGGGCCCGGGAAACCCCCGCCCCCCGAGGATCTGGTGCGGGACCGGATCTGCAACACCTTCCTGCCCCGGAGCCGCGCGCTGCGGGCGGTGGTGGGCGGGCACGAGGAGTATTTCTGCTCGGCCGCCTGCCGCGACCGGGCCCTCCTCGCCGTCTCCCAAGCCTCGTGAGCGAGGGGGCGCGCATCCGGGCCGAGATCGTGGAGGTGGGGCGCCGGCTCTATGCGCGGGGGCTGATCTCGGGCAACGAGGGGAACATCTCCGTCCGCGAGGGGGACCATCTCTTCATCACCCCCGCCGGCGCCTGCAAGGGCTTCCTCACCCCCGAGGCCATCGTGCGGACCGACCTCGAGGGGCGGGCCGAGGGCAGAGGCCGCGCCTCCACCGAGGTCCTGATGCACACCGCCATCTACCGGCGCCGGGCCGACGCGGGAGCGGTGGTCCACGCCCACCCCCCGACCGCCACCGGCTTTGCGGTGGCGGGGATCCCCCTGGACCGCCCCCTGATCGCGGAGGCGGTCGTGACCCTGGGTCCGGTGCGGGTGATCCCCTACGCCACCCCCTCCACCCCGGAGCTGGCCGACAACGTGGGCCGGGCGGCCTGCGAGGGCCACGGCTTGCTCCTCGCCAACCACGGGGCGCTCACGGTGGGGGAGCACGTGTTCCGGGCCTGGGAGCGGATGGAGACCCTGGAGCAGCTGGCGCGGGTGGCCCTGGTGGCGCGCACCCTAGGCCAAGACAACCTGCTCCCCCCCGCCGACGTGGAGCGGCTGCGGGACCTTCGGGTGGCGGCCGGCTACCCGCCGCCCTCCTGCGTGGACTGCCCGTCCTGCGGCCACCCCGTGCCGGTGGGCACCGGCGAGAGCGTGGTCCTGTCGCGGGAGGCCCTGGTGCGGCTGGTGGCGGAGGCGGTGGAACGGTTCGCGGGCGCTTGACTTTTGAGGTGGGGCGCGGGAAAGCTTAGGCCGTCCGAGGGGAGGCAGCATGGGTGAAGCGCTGGGGATGATCGAGACGCGGGGCTTGGTGGCCATGATCGAGGCCGCCGACGCCATGGTGAAAGCGGCCAAGGTCACCCTCGTGGGCTACGAGAAGATCGGATCGGGATACGTCACCGCCCTCGTCCGCGGGGACGTGGCCGCGGTGAAGGCCGCCACCGACGCGGGGGCGGCGGCCGCCCGGCGGGTGGGCGAGCTCGTCTCCGTGCACGTGATCCCCCGGCCCCACACCAACCTGGAAGACGTCCTCCCCATCGGCAAGGCCGCCAAGTAAGCCCGGAGGCCCGGCATGATTCTGGCCCGGGTCGTCGGCACCGTCGTCGCCACGAGGAAGGACGAGCGCCTCTTGGGGGCGAAGCTTCTGGTGGTGCGTGCCCAAGACCCGCACGGCAAGGACGAAGCATCGTACCTGGTGGCGGTGGACACCGTGGACGCGGGCTTTAGGGACCGGGTCCTGATCGTGACTGGCTCCTCCGCCCGCATGGCCTCCGGCCTCAAGGACTGCCCCGTGGACGCCGCCATCGTGGGGGTGGTGGACGCGGTCGAGGTCAAGGAGTAGCGCGCGCATGTTCCTGGCCCGGGTTGTGGGCACGGTGGTGGCCAGCCGCAAAGACGAGGGCCTCCTCGGCACCAAACTGCTCGTGATCCAGCCCCTGCGCCCCGACCGCGCGGTCGCGGGCCCGCCCCTGGTGGCGGTGGACTCCGTGGGGGCGGGGGTCAGCGAGGAGGTCTTCTACGTGCGCGGCCGCGAGGCCTCCTTCCCCTTCCTGCCCGCGGAGGTCCCCACCGACGCCGCCATCATCGGCATCGTGGACCATTGGAACGTGGGCTGACATGCTCATCGCCCGGGTGTTGGGGAACGTGGTCTCGACCCAGAAGAACGGCAAGCTCGAGGGCTCCAAGCTGCTGCTCGTGCAGCCGCTCGACCTCGAAGGCCAGCCCCGCGGGACCCCCGTGCTGGCCATCGATGGGGTGGACGCCGGCCCCGGGGATCGTGTTCTCCTCGTGCAGGAGGGCCGGGCGGCGCAGCTCGTGCTCGGCCAGGGCACCGCCCCGGTGGACGCGGCCGTGGTCGGGGTCGTGGACACGGTGGAGCACCTGGACTAGGCCATGGACGACGAACGCATCCGACAACTCGCGGAGGAGGTGCTCCTCGACGTCCGGGGCGCGGTGCCCGGGCCGGGAGATGCCCCCAGCCTGGAGGCCCGGGTGGCGGCCTTGGAGGCGGCGGTGCGCGAGGGGGGAGCCGGCCGCGCGGCCGTGGTCGTGGCCCTGGTTCACCCCAGCCACTCCCTCCTCGGCGTCTCCGCCGGTGGGGACCGGTGCGTGATGGAGCCGGACAAACCCTGCGTGCAGAGCGGCATGTGCCGGACCCTCGGCCACTAGAGAAGCTCCCCCGCACCATCCTCCACGTCGACATGGACGCGTTCTATGCCGCGGTGGAGCAGCGGGACCGCCCCGAGCTGCGGGGGTTGCCCGTCATCGTGGGGGCCGACCCCATGGGAGGTCGGGGTCGCGGGGTCGTGTCCACCGCCTCCTACGAGGCGCGGCCCTTCGGGGTCGCGAGCGCCATGCCCATCTCCCAGGCCTACCGTCTCTGCCCCCGGGGCGTCTACCTTCCCGTAGACATGGAGAAGTACGCGCGCGTTTCCACAGAGATCATGGAGGTCCTCCGCCGATTCACGGATTGCGTGGAGCCGATCTCCATCGACGAGGCCTTCCTGGATGTGAGCCAGAGCCGGCGCGCCCTGGGCCCGGGGGAGGAGATCGCGCGCAAGCTCAAGGACGCGGTGCGACGGGAGACGGAGCTGACCGCGTCGGTGGGGGTGGCCTCCTCCAAGCTCGTGGCCAAGATCGCCTCCGACATGAGAAAGCCGGACGGCCTGGTGGTCGTGCCCCCCGCCCGAGAGGCGGAGTTCCTGGCCCCCCTCCCCGTCCGCAAGCTCTGGGGGGTTGGCCCCAAGATGGAGGAGCAGCTGCAGAAGGTGGGTATCGTCACCATCGGGGACCTTGCCGCCGCCGAAGCCCGCCTCTTGCAGCGGCGCCTGGGCACGCACGGCCACGACCTGCGCCTGCTGGCCCGGGGGATTGACGACCGCCCGGTGGTGGCTGACCCGGGCGAGGCCAAGAGTCTCGGCCAGGAGCACACCTTCGCCACCGACACCGCCGACCGTGAGGTCCTGCGGCGGACCCTCCTGGACCTGGCCGACGGCGTGGCCCGGCGGCTGCGGGGCCAGGGACTCCGCGGACGGACCCTCACCCTCAAGTACCGAGATGAGACCTTCCGGACCCTGACCCGGGCGGAAACGCTGGCCGAACCGACTGATTCGGGAAACGAGCTCTTCCGGGTGATCCGCCGGCTCTTCGATGGTGTCCACGGCTCCCGCAAGGTGCGCCTGCTCGGAGTCTACGCCTCCGGGTTCGGGGGCACCGCCTCCCAGCTCGACCTCTTCGCGCCGCCCGTTCTCCCCTCCGCCGCCGACCAGATCCGCGACCGCGTGGCCAACCGCTTCGGGGAGGGGACCCTCACCCGGGCCAGCCTGCTCCGCCCGAGCCCGCCCCTGCCCAAGCCGCCCCGCGGGCGCTGATCAGGCGAGATTAGAGAGCAGTGCCGCGGACGCTCGTCCCCACCCCTACGCCAGAATCAGGCGGTCACCGCGGTTCCATCGAACCTTGTGATCCTGAAGCCTGAGAACGTCTCGCCGTAGACCTCCTTTTGATCCCGGAGGATGCTCAGGGCGATGGCTTCTCCGAGTTTCAGACCATCAGAGTAGTCGGTTCGCCAGTGAACGCCCGCATGGTTGCGGGCAACTCCGACATTGGAGGCGAGTTTGTTGATTTCGCCGGTGACGTTGATCTGGTTCGCATCCGAACCCGCGTACGGAACCAGAGAGAGGCCGTCCTCGCTGGCCATCTGGATGGTGCCGCCGGTCAGGGTGTTGAATTGGACGTCCCCGTCTATTGCCACTTTCAGAATGGTTGCGCAGGCACCCGCGACAGAGCCATGGCCCTGTGCGTAGGAGGGATGCTGCGGGCATCCTTCCGGATAAGCCTGGGCAAGAAAGTACGTGCCGTACTGCGCGAGGGTCCGGGCAAGCGCGTTCGATTTGAGCACGTCGGTGTGTAGTGGATAGCTGGCCTGGCCGGTCTTATGGACGTGCACGAGCCCACCGTAGTCTTCCGGCCTTAGAGTGCGGTGCACAAACCACTTCGCGTACCACACCGCCTTGAGCGCGCGGTTTGCGGCTTCGGCCAGCAGGGTCAAGAAATGGGGCCCGCCAAAGGTCGCAAAGGACGACTGCTTCGAAAGGCCCGAGTAGGGATTGCCCAGGTTCGCGGGCGCCCCGTGGGTGAAGAGCCAAATTCCGGCGTTGTAGAACGCCTCGAAAACCTGGTCGGCGTGAACATACGCACTCAGATCACGCCCGTTCCGAATGTACCGGAGATCGGGATCGTTCTGGTTTTTGGCGAATGGTCCCTGGCCGTTGCGTGCCGCTAGCCACGCCGCCTGGGTAGTTAAGTAGTCTATTCCCGGAAGATAAGTCGTGATCTGCCCCCTGATGGGGATTTGCCCATAGTTAAAGGGCTTCAGGAGGAATTGTGAGACATAGGGCCCAATCACGTCGTCCCCAGTAAAACCCCGGAAAAGCGACTGCGCGGTGACGTCGCCGCCAGATCTCGGCCCCGCGAAGGCAGCAAGAGAGGACAGCTCGGCAGAGGCTGCCTGCGCCGTTGGATCACTGCCGTAATCGGTGAAATTCACGTCCCGACACAGGGCCATCCAGTAGAGTTCCACCATATCGTCGGCACGGGTCTGGCTGGCGACGGCGGGCGGGGGTCCGATGGCTAGTTGGTGGGAGTCCGTCCCTTCCAAGTCGAAGGCCAGGCCGGCCATAGGATTTACAAGCTTGACGTTTCCACCGAGGGGAACCTTCTCAAAGGCAGCCGCCGTACCATCGCCCGCCGCATCGAGGAGCTGCTCATAGGATTCCCGGTCTACTTCGCCGATCGAGTTGTGGGGCAATCCCTTGGAAAAATTCCCTAGGAAGTTGCGATAGCGCTTTTCATCTCCGTTTGGAACCTGGGGGGGAATCGGAAGTTCCCGTTCTTCCTCTGCGGCGCGCTCCCGAACCTCAAAGGATTCTCGGGCGCGCTCGTCCCCCCCCCGCGTCCTTTCTTGGGCGCCGACTGGTCTCGTTAAGGGGCCCAGTTCTACTGCGCTCGCGGCAAGAGTGGCCGCGGCCGCTCCCCGGATCTGGCCCAGAAACGCACGCCGGCTGGAGCCCGCGCAAGACTCAGCGGTGGAGACTTGGCCTTGATTCTTCGCGGCCCCGTTTCCGATTCTGAGATTGCTTGTCTTGTCCATGGAAGACGACTCCTTGAAAAGTGGAGGACCATCCCGCCGAGAGTGATTCATCGAGCCCTATCTGCGAGTGGGGTGGCCCCGCCAGCAACTCTCGACGACCTCGTTTCGCGCAGGAGTGTGACCGCATCGCCCGCCCCCGTCGGTGGCGTGCGTCACGTTCGGGTCCGAGAAGAGTCCGATGAGCCGCCCGGCAGGCTACCTTGAGGCCGGCCCGGCGCGGACCCGCCCCTCGTTTCCGCACCGGCCGACCGCCCGTATCGTGGGGAGCTCCAGCGAGTGATACCCTTGGCGCGCTCCATGAGGTGGCTGGCGCTACGACCCGGGCGTCCCCCGGTCGCTCGTCCCCTGTCCGGAGACGACCCTCCTGGAGCTCTTGGCGGAGACCGCCCTTCGGCGGCCCGACCACCCGTTCGTCGTTCTCAAGAGCGCTCGGCTGGGGCGGGCACGCTGGAGGGCCTCTCCGACGCCTTCGCGACCGCCCTTCTTAGCCTCGGGGTTCGCAAGGGCGATCGGGTGGCGGTCACCCCTTCAAAGCTTCCTCCCGGGGGGGTCGAGTTCCGGAAGGACCTCCAAGGCGATGGTGGGAAAGGTGCTGAGGTGCTCCTCCAGGAGGAGCGCGCGGGCCATTGACGGGAGGGGGTTGCCGGGCCCGGGCAAGGGCAACGATATACTGCTGACCCGTAGAAAGGAGCCTTGGTCTTGAAGCTCAAGAAATGGACCCACCCCGGGGGGGTGGCCCTGGCCCTGAGCGGCCTCGCCGCCCTCGCCCAGGCGCAGAACCCCAAAGCCGACCTCGTCCTCAAGAACGGCACCGTATACACCCTGGATGCGCAGAGGCCCAAGGCCCGGGCGGTGGCGATCGCCGGCAACCTCATTCGCGCCGTGGGCACGGACAAGGAGGTGGCGGCTCTGGTGGGCCCCACTACCCGGGTCATCGACCTCAAGGGCCAGACCGTGATCCCCGGCTTCAGCGACAGCCACGTCCACCTTCTCTCCGTCGGGGCCGCGCGCCTAGGCGTGGACCTCCAGGGGACCCGGAACTATCGGGAGGTCGTGGAGAGCGTAGCCGGGGCCGTGAAGGGCAAGAAGGCGGGGGACTGGATCCGCGGCCGGGGCTGGAACGAGGGCAAATGGACGGAGCCCAGCGTCCCCACCGTTCGCGGCTTTCCCACCCAAGACGCGCTCTCCGCCATCTCTCCCGACAACCCGGTCGTGCTCACGCGCGTCGACGGCCACGCAATGCTCGTGAACCGGAGAGTCCTGGAGCTGATGGGGATCACGCGGGAGACCCCCGCCCCGAAAGGGGGGGAGATCATCAAGGACGAGGCCGGCCGGCCCACTGGCATCTTGGTGGACCGGGCGCAGGAGCTGGTGCACATCCCCAAGCCCCCGCCGGAGGAGATGCGACGGGCCCTGCAGATTGCCCTCGAGGACTGCGTGAGGAAGGGGATCACCAGCCTGGCCGATGCCGGCGTGGACCTGGACACGGTAGCCCTCTACAAGGAAGCCGTGCAGCAGGGCAAGCTGCCCGTGCGCATCTACGTGATGTTGTCCGGCCTCGAGACCCTGCGCCGCGTCACGAAGCCCGAGATCAACTTGGGAGAGGGGCTGCTCACGATCCGGGCCGTCAAGCTCTACGCGGATGGGGCCATGGGCTCGCGCGGGGCAGCCCTCCTCGCCCCCTACAACGACGACCCCGGGAACTCCGGGTTCTTCACGACCCCCCCAGAGACCATCCTGGAGGCCTCGCGTTACGCCCTGGCCCACGGCTTCCAGGTCTGCACCCACGCCATCGGAGACCGAGCCAACCGGATGGTCCTCGACGTCTACGAGAAGGCCCTCAAAGAATTCCCCCAGGTCAAGGATCCGCGCTTCCGCGTCGAGCATGCGGAGATCCTGGACGCGGCCGAGGTCCCGCGCTTTGGTCGTCTGGGCGTGATCGCCTCCGTCCAGGGAATTTTCTGCCCGTCGGACGGGCCCTGGGCGGAGAGCCGCCTGGGCCGCGCCCGGGTCCAGGACGAGCTCTACGTCTGGCGGAAGCTCCTCAAGGCGGGGGCCCGCCTCATCAACGGCACCGACGCCCCCGTGGAGGACCTGAGCGCGATCCAGAACTTCCACGCCTCCGTCACCCGCCAGGACGCGACCGGGAACCCGCCCGGGGGGTTCAACCCGGAACAGCGCATGACCCGCGAGGAGGCGCTCCGCTCCTACACCCTGGACGCGGCCTACGGCGCCTTTGCGGAGGAGACGCGGGGCTCCATCCAGCCCGGGAAGCTCGCCGACCTCGTGGTGCTGTCGAAGGACATCATGACCGTCCCCGACGGGGAGATCATGAAGACCGAGGTCATCTATACGATCGTGGACGGGAAAATACGTCTCGAGAAGACCACCCCCGCCCGTTGAGGGCTAGCGGGCTCGCGGCCGACTCACGAGGTTGGCCAGGATCCGGTAGGCCCCGGGCGTCCCCGCCGTGAGCTGCCGGAAGAGGCCGAGGCCCACGTAGGTCCAGGTCCCCCGGCCGACCCTCGCCTCCACCAGGATGCCCTTCTTCTCCCCCGGGTTCAGAGGGAAGGGATCGGTGGCGGCCAGGAGCTCGAGGTAGCGGGGATCGCGGGCCTCCAGGAACTGGATGCCGCGCTCCTGCACCCAGCCCTCCCAGTCCCGCGCCCCGATGCGGTTGGGAGTGGTGAGGAGCCAGTGCTCGGGGACCAGGACCTTCATCGGTGCCGTCTCGTCCGTGATCCGATTGGACGTGACGTGGGCGGGATAGGGCACGTAGGGGCTGTCCGCCACCGGCTGGCCCGCGGCCGGGGGCCGCGCGCCGGGAAGGGAGTTGAAGGAAGCGCGGTTGTACTGCACGACCAGGTGCCCTCCCCCCTCCACATAGGCCATCAGCCGATGGTTGTAGGCCTTGAGGTCCTCGCGCACCTCGTAGGCCCGGATGCCGGCCACGATCGTGGTGTAGGTCGAGAGGTCGGCATAGGCCAGGTCGTCGGGGCCGAGGAGGCTCACGGGCACGCCGAGCTGGCGCAGGGCGTCGGGCCCGGCATCGCCAGGGCCCAGCACGTACCCCACGCTCGCGCCGGGCAGGGTGCGGACGTCGAGGCCCAGGACCCGGGCGGCCGCGGGACGCACGAGGTGCCGCTCCTGGATGTGGTCGTAGGCCACGACCTGGATGCCCTCCCGGAACTCCTGCCCCCCCCGGACGGCCACCGCCTTGAGCGCGACCTCGCCCTCTTTGAGGCCGGGGGGGGGACTCACGAAGAAGCGGGCCGCGATCTCCTCGCCCTCGTAGCGGAAGTCGAGCGGGGCCTCGGGAGGCTGGATCGCGAATCCCGCAGGGCCCTCCAGCCGCACCTTGACCGCGGCTGCTCCCTTGTCGTTGTTCCGCACGGAGACGCGGAACTCGCGGCGGGGCGTGGTCCCCACGGGAAGGATCGCGATCTCGGGGGAGAGCCGCACGGAGAGCGCGGGCACGACCTCGAGCACGTGCTGCTTCTCGCCTCCCACGAACGGCCCCTCGTAGCGCCACAGGGCGGCCGTCTCCAGGCGGCCAGAGACGCCGGCGACCCCGTAGCGGAGCGAGGCCGTGACGTCGGGAGGGCTCCAGGGCTGCGTCTCGTCCGCGGGAACGTCCAGATCCAGCCGGTCCCCTTGCGGCCGGCGATGCCAATAGGGCTGGGAGTAGCGTGCTCTCTCCCCCACCGTGACCGCGAAGGCCAGGCGGAGGCCCTCTCTTCCCGGCAAGACCGGCGGCGGATCCCCGGACGTGCGCCGGACCGTCCATCCCGCGGGCGCGCGAAGCTCGATCCCGGCGACGCTCACCGGCCTCGCTCCCTGGTTGAAGAGGGAGACGCTCACCCCGACGGTCTGGCCGGGCACGAC
Encoded here:
- a CDS encoding vanadium-dependent haloperoxidase; this translates as MDKTSNLRIGNGAAKNQGQVSTAESCAGSSRRAFLGQIRGAAAATLAASAVELGPLTRPVGAQERTRGGDERARESFEVRERAAEEERELPIPPQVPNGDEKRYRNFLGNFSKGLPHNSIGEVDRESYEQLLDAAGDGTAAAFEKVPLGGNVKLVNPMAGLAFDLEGTDSHQLAIGPPPAVASQTRADDMVELYWMALCRDVNFTDYGSDPTAQAASAELSSLAAFAGPRSGGDVTAQSLFRGFTGDDVIGPYVSQFLLKPFNYGQIPIRGQITTYLPGIDYLTTQAAWLAARNGQGPFAKNQNDPDLRYIRNGRDLSAYVHADQVFEAFYNAGIWLFTHGAPANLGNPYSGLSKQSSFATFGGPHFLTLLAEAANRALKAVWYAKWFVHRTLRPEDYGGLVHVHKTGQASYPLHTDVLKSNALARTLAQYGTYFLAQAYPEGCPQHPSYAQGHGSVAGACATILKVAIDGDVQFNTLTGGTIQMASEDGLSLVPYAGSDANQINVTGEINKLASNVGVARNHAGVHWRTDYSDGLKLGEAIALSILRDQKEVYGETFSGFRITRFDGTAVTA
- a CDS encoding PIG-L family deacetylase codes for the protein MTALRRTLYRVALLLVFLETVAAPARAQLVPLPPDRGGNGLGLALRRLPVTGRVLYITAHPDDEHNGVLVRLSRGLGLRTGLLTLTRGEGGQNAIGPELFEALGVLRTEELLALHRYDAVEQYFSRAYEFGYSFSVEETFEKWGREETLGDVVRVVRVFRPDVILTLPLEAGGGGLHHQASARLARDAFRAAADPARFPEQIRAGLHAWQARKIYQGGTGGFPEKIGGTPVRVSTGNYDPLLGMSWQEFGSLARASHRCQGASQIKADPGPAEGVYYLVDSEPRVPGPESDVLDGIDISLKSLLRFLPGTEGKAALFAPALDTLQAKIVAAQSVFDVRSPENTAAPLAEALRTLHGLEDATKELPEAARFELTDRLGQEEKGLLAALALAQGLVFEARVDDGEVVPGQTVGVSVSLFNQGARPVSVAGIELRAPAGWTVRRTSGDPPPVLPGREGLRLAFAVTVGERARYSQPYWHRRPQGDRLDLDVPADETQPWSPPDVTASLRYGVAGVSGRLETAALWRYEGPFVGGEKQHVLEVVPALSVRLSPEIAILPVGTTPRREFRVSVRNNDKGAAAVKVRLEGPAGFAIQPPEAPLDFRYEGEEIAARFFVSPPPGLKEGEVALKAVAVRGGQEFREGIQVVAYDHIQERHLVRPAAARVLGLDVRTLPGASVGYVLGPGDAGPDALRQLGVPVSLLGPDDLAYADLSTYTTIVAGIRAYEVREDLKAYNHRLMAYVEGGGHLVVQYNRASFNSLPGARPPAAGQPVADSPYVPYPAHVTSNRITDETAPMKVLVPEHWLLTTPNRIGARDWEGWVQERGIQFLEARDPRYLELLAATDPFPLNPGEKKGILVEARVGRGTWTYVGLGLFRQLTAGTPGAYRILANLVSRPRAR
- a CDS encoding EutN/CcmL family microcompartment protein, yielding MLIARVLGNVVSTQKNGKLEGSKLLLVQPLDLEGQPRGTPVLAIDGVDAGPGDRVLLVQEGRAAQLVLGQGTAPVDAAVVGVVDTVEHLD
- a CDS encoding amidohydrolase; translation: MKLKKWTHPGGVALALSGLAALAQAQNPKADLVLKNGTVYTLDAQRPKARAVAIAGNLIRAVGTDKEVAALVGPTTRVIDLKGQTVIPGFSDSHVHLLSVGAARLGVDLQGTRNYREVVESVAGAVKGKKAGDWIRGRGWNEGKWTEPSVPTVRGFPTQDALSAISPDNPVVLTRVDGHAMLVNRRVLELMGITRETPAPKGGEIIKDEAGRPTGILVDRAQELVHIPKPPPEEMRRALQIALEDCVRKGITSLADAGVDLDTVALYKEAVQQGKLPVRIYVMLSGLETLRRVTKPEINLGEGLLTIRAVKLYADGAMGSRGAALLAPYNDDPGNSGFFTTPPETILEASRYALAHGFQVCTHAIGDRANRMVLDVYEKALKEFPQVKDPRFRVEHAEILDAAEVPRFGRLGVIASVQGIFCPSDGPWAESRLGRARVQDELYVWRKLLKAGARLINGTDAPVEDLSAIQNFHASVTRQDATGNPPGGFNPEQRMTREEALRSYTLDAAYGAFAEETRGSIQPGKLADLVVLSKDIMTVPDGEIMKTEVIYTIVDGKIRLEKTTPAR
- a CDS encoding EutN/CcmL family microcompartment protein — translated: MFLARVVGTVVASRKDEGLLGTKLLVIQPLRPDRAVAGPPLVAVDSVGAGVSEEVFYVRGREASFPFLPAEVPTDAAIIGIVDHWNVG
- a CDS encoding DNA polymerase IV, with the protein product MPDPRPLEKLPRTILHVDMDAFYAAVEQRDRPELRGLPVIVGADPMGGRGRGVVSTASYEARPFGVASAMPISQAYRLCPRGVYLPVDMEKYARVSTEIMEVLRRFTDCVEPISIDEAFLDVSQSRRALGPGEEIARKLKDAVRRETELTASVGVASSKLVAKIASDMRKPDGLVVVPPAREAEFLAPLPVRKLWGVGPKMEEQLQKVGIVTIGDLAAAEARLLQRRLGTHGHDLRLLARGIDDRPVVADPGEAKSLGQEHTFATDTADREVLRRTLLDLADGVARRLRGQGLRGRTLTLKYRDETFRTLTRAETLAEPTDSGNELFRVIRRLFDGVHGSRKVRLLGVYASGFGGTASQLDLFAPPVLPSAADQIRDRVANRFGEGTLTRASLLRPSPPLPKPPRGR
- a CDS encoding class II aldolase/adducin family protein, translating into MSEGARIRAEIVEVGRRLYARGLISGNEGNISVREGDHLFITPAGACKGFLTPEAIVRTDLEGRAEGRGRASTEVLMHTAIYRRRADAGAVVHAHPPTATGFAVAGIPLDRPLIAEAVVTLGPVRVIPYATPSTPELADNVGRAACEGHGLLLANHGALTVGEHVFRAWERMETLEQLARVALVARTLGQDNLLPPADVERLRDLRVAAGYPPPSCVDCPSCGHPVPVGTGESVVLSREALVRLVAEAVERFAGA
- a CDS encoding EutN/CcmL family microcompartment protein, yielding MILARVVGTVVATRKDERLLGAKLLVVRAQDPHGKDEASYLVAVDTVDAGFRDRVLIVTGSSARMASGLKDCPVDAAIVGVVDAVEVKE
- the eutM gene encoding ethanolamine utilization microcompartment protein EutM, which gives rise to MGEALGMIETRGLVAMIEAADAMVKAAKVTLVGYEKIGSGYVTALVRGDVAAVKAATDAGAAAARRVGELVSVHVIPRPHTNLEDVLPIGKAAK